The Polyangium mundeleinium genome contains the following window.
CCCATTCGTCCTCGGTCATCTCCCAGTCCGAGTAGAGCGCAATGCCCTGGTAGTTCGCTGGGAGAAGGGGATACGCCTGCAGCGCCGCATTCGCCCCTGCGAGCGCATTCGGTACATTCTCGATGTCTGCGTGGTGGTAGCCGACGCCCGGGTCGTCATAGGCCGGCAGCCCGAGGAGGACGGGCGTCGCTCCCGCCCAATCGAGCACCTCGCGCGTCCACCGCGTGACGAGGTTCTTGTAGAGCTTCACGTTCGTGAGCGCCGTGTCGTACAGCATGACCGCGAGCTGATCCACACGCTGCGCGACCTCGCGAAAATACGCTTCGTCCCAGTGGATGTCGCTGAAGGGATGCAGGATCGTCGTCGGCGGGTACGCGGCGACCGACAGCAGTTTTCCCTTGGGCAAACCCGCGCGGAGCTCTTCGAGCAGCGTCAAATATCGAGCATGGCCGCTCGGGCAAGGCTCGATGTTCACGTGGATCCCGGCGATGCGCGGGTGGGCGTCGAGGAGCGCGCGGATGGAACGCGTAAACCCCTCGCGCCAGGCGCGATCGTCTGGCCGGGCGGACACGTCGAGCACGCCGCCCACCCAGGGCAGGACGCGAAACCCCTCGAATGCATCGAGGAACCGCTCGGTCTGGGTCGGGTCGTGGGGCGCAATGGCCCCCCAGGGCTCGGCGGGGCAGAGGTGCGGGAACACGTCGCGGATACGGTGGCGGCGGAGCAACGCGGCGGCCTCGGCGAGCCGTCGCGGATCACGAAAGAGCGGCTTCTTCGCCTCTTTGCCATACTGCGTGAACCAGCCGTCGCCGCCGAGCCAGCCGTGCTGCATCCAGATGCCGTTCGTGCCGAGATCGTAACGACCATCCACCACCGTCGCGCCGGGCGACCACACGACGTACGCGACGGTCGACGCGGCCCCGA
Protein-coding sequences here:
- a CDS encoding glycoside hydrolase family 18 protein: MPPSRSQGLSTRRQLLACAVVGAASTVAYVVWSPGATVVDGRYDLGTNGIWMQHGWLGGDGWFTQYGKEAKKPLFRDPRRLAEAAALLRRHRIRDVFPHLCPAEPWGAIAPHDPTQTERFLDAFEGFRVLPWVGGVLDVSARPDDRAWREGFTRSIRALLDAHPRIAGIHVNIEPCPSGHARYLTLLEELRAGLPKGKLLSVAAYPPTTILHPFSDIHWDEAYFREVAQRVDQLAVMLYDTALTNVKLYKNLVTRWTREVLDWAGATPVLLGLPAYDDPGVGYHHADIENVPNALAGANAALQAYPLLPANYQGIALYSDWEMTEDEWGTLRAAFLRPEGPRG